The genomic interval CTTCAGCAATCTTTATTACTGATCTCTCCGTTGGGAAGGATCGTTTTACAGAAAATCGCACCACGCAGGATCGAGTAACTCAGATTGGCATCTCGCAAGCTAGCCTCCCTCAGATCAGTTTCTCGCAGATCCGCATTTCTCAAGTTGGCCCGAGATAAATTTGCCCCCCTCAAATCAGCGTAACTCAAGTCAATGTCCGGCAACTTTGCTGCTGACAAGTCACACCGGTTACAGACGATCCTTTCCTT from SAR324 cluster bacterium carries:
- a CDS encoding pentapeptide repeat-containing protein is translated as MKIFFLAPMTFLIVVSPILGFNPSDVDSLLKQVAKQKERIVCNRCDLSAAKLPDIDLSYADLRGANLSRANLRNADLRETDLREASLRDANLSYSILRGAIFCKTILPNGEISNKDC